TCTTCAGGATCAGTAAGTACACAATGCCTCTGCTAAGGAGTAAGTACGTGCCGGAATGCTTCTACCTTGATCAGCTCAAGGAGTATCCGAAAGACTTGCAGAATTATGTGCTGAAACCGCTCTACTCCTTTGCCGGCGCCGGCGTGAAATTGAACATCACAGCTGAGGAACTAGATGCCATTGAAGAAAAGGAAAACTATATTTTACAGAAGAGGGTCAACTATATTCCCATTGTTGAAAGCCCAAATGAGCCGGTAAAATGTGAGATAAGGATGTTAATGCTCTGGAAGCGTGGAGAAACCAAAGCCACCATTGTTAACAACCTTGTTCGTCTTAGTAAAGGTGAAATGATAGGCGTAAAGTACAATAAGAATAAAGACTGGGTTGGGGCTAGTGTTGGATTTTTTGAGAGTTAAACTATGATTACTTCTGATCTTTGGATGATGGATTATGATTCCCTCTGGGTTTCATAACTCTTTTGAATTGTAAACTTCTATTACCAAAATTGATTAGAAGGCCTATTTTCTTTCTGTATGCTTCCAAATAGTTGATTGCCTGGGCTAAGTGTACGTCTTCTAGTTCCTTTACAGCCTTTAACTCAACCATTATTTTGCTCTCGACAAAGAAATCCACTCTTCTAGACCCAATTTTCTCTCCTTTATAAAAAATGTCCATTACATGTTCTCGGCTGAAGCTCAGACCTTGACTGGTCATTTCAATTTCTAGTGCACGTTGATAGATTTTTTCTTGAAAACCATTGCCCAAAAAACTATGTACTTCCATAGCACATCCGATAATCTTGCCTGTGAGCTCACTGTCTGGATACTCCCTATTAATCATTTAATCAGAATCGAAGTTTTCACCCAATCAAAAGGAATCATAGTTTATGAAGTGGGTTTATCCGGCGCCGGCAGACTGGCGTGAAATTCTTCGCCAATTCGTTTGGTATAGCCGTCGAGCAATGAGAGTATTTTATCTCTGCTTTCAGATTTTACAATTAACCCAATGTGCCACTCTTTATTCATGCGCCAAACCAATTCATGGTCATTAAAACCGGAAGTATCAGGATGCTGGTATCGGCTTAACGAAACTACGATACCCGCATTTTGATTTGAATCCGCTGGGGCGTTATACGGCAAGCCCTTGGCCTTTGCCGTTT
The Verrucomicrobiota bacterium DNA segment above includes these coding regions:
- a CDS encoding GxxExxY protein, whose translation is MINREYPDSELTGKIIGCAMEVHSFLGNGFQEKIYQRALEIEMTSQGLSFSREHVMDIFYKGEKIGSRRVDFFVESKIMVELKAVKELEDVHLAQAINYLEAYRKKIGLLINFGNRSLQFKRVMKPRGNHNPSSKDQK